A single region of the Lactobacillus xylocopicola genome encodes:
- a CDS encoding MerR family transcriptional regulator has protein sequence MFLNDFIRETGATRDTIRHYVDLNLLTPTRRGKNYWFTAKDQDDFSEIKELQELGFSLQTIHAIKNRHDLACGTDYQLVKNLQLVNAELQKTTQELQQLKQRQAKLQELKFILQKKNHPSSL, from the coding sequence ATGTTTTTAAATGACTTCATCAGGGAAACGGGGGCAACTAGAGACACAATCAGGCACTATGTTGACTTGAACCTGCTGACGCCGACGCGGCGCGGCAAAAATTATTGGTTTACGGCGAAGGACCAGGATGACTTCAGCGAGATCAAAGAATTGCAGGAGCTGGGTTTTTCTTTGCAGACAATCCACGCCATCAAAAACCGTCATGACTTGGCGTGTGGGACGGATTACCAATTGGTTAAAAATCTGCAGCTGGTCAATGCTGAATTGCAAAAAACCACCCAAGAACTGCAGCAACTCAAGCAAAGACAGGCTAAGTTGCAGGAACTTAAGTTTATTTTGCAAAAAAAGAACCATCCCTCCAGCCTTTAA
- the rplS gene encoding 50S ribosomal protein L19: protein MDPLIQELTKEQLRDDIPAFRAGDTVRVHVRVVEGTHERIQMFEGVVIKRKGAGIAATYTVRKLASGVGVERTFPVNDPRVAKLEVLRHGRVRRAKLYYLRDRHGKAARIAEKRR, encoded by the coding sequence ATGGATCCATTAATTCAAGAATTGACCAAAGAACAATTACGTGATGATATTCCCGCTTTCCGGGCCGGTGACACTGTCCGTGTTCACGTTCGGGTGGTTGAAGGAACGCACGAGCGTATTCAGATGTTTGAAGGTGTCGTAATTAAGCGCAAAGGTGCTGGCATTGCTGCAACTTACACTGTTCGTAAGCTTGCTTCTGGTGTTGGGGTTGAGCGTACTTTTCCGGTTAACGACCCACGTGTCGCTAAGCTAGAAGTATTGCGGCATGGTCGTGTACGTCGCGCTAAGCTTTACTACTTGCGTGACCGTCATGGTAAGGCTGCACGTATTGCCGAAAAGCGTCGTTAA
- the rimM gene encoding ribosome maturation factor RimM (Essential for efficient processing of 16S rRNA) has product MQFYDVAQILTTHGLKGELKVKLVTDFPAERFTPGQQLALKDDPERILTVASSRPFQQFWLVSFAEVAELAAAAELKGKMLVVSEADQHELPEDAYYYHDILGCTVVDQQSGAPLGKITGIESPGANDVWEVTEKNGHTYLIPYIDEVVKQVDVPGQKIYVELLEGLRDED; this is encoded by the coding sequence ATGCAATTTTATGATGTTGCACAAATATTGACAACACATGGTTTAAAGGGTGAATTAAAGGTTAAATTAGTAACTGATTTTCCGGCGGAACGTTTCACCCCCGGCCAGCAGCTGGCCTTAAAAGATGACCCGGAAAGGATTTTGACGGTTGCAAGCAGCCGGCCGTTCCAACAATTTTGGCTCGTTAGTTTTGCCGAAGTTGCTGAACTTGCTGCGGCAGCGGAGCTGAAGGGAAAGATGCTAGTGGTCAGCGAAGCGGACCAGCACGAACTGCCGGAAGATGCGTACTACTACCACGATATTTTGGGCTGTACGGTTGTAGACCAGCAAAGTGGTGCTCCGCTTGGTAAGATTACCGGAATAGAGTCGCCAGGAGCCAATGATGTCTGGGAAGTTACCGAGAAAAATGGCCATACTTACCTAATTCCTTATATTGATGAGGTCGTTAAGCAAGTTGATGTTCCTGGGCAAAAGATCTACGTCGAATTACTGGAGGGCTTGCGCGATGAAGATTAA
- the trmD gene encoding tRNA (guanosine(37)-N1)-methyltransferase TrmD yields the protein MKINVLTLFPDMFTPLTTSMLGRGLEDGKWELNLVNFRDFTTDFHHHVDDTPYGGGAGMVLQIMPIKKALDSLEDQGKVIITAPQGRTFNQERAQSWSQEENLTFICGHYEGFDQRIYDLADEVVSIGDYVLTGGELPTMSMVDATVRLVPGILGNAASPVDESFARGLLEYPQYTRPEDFAGMKVPQVLLSGNHQKIAQWRHKEALRVTYLQRPDLLASYELTKEEELMLAEIKEEEQA from the coding sequence ATGAAGATTAATGTACTGACGCTTTTTCCTGATATGTTTACGCCCCTGACTACCTCAATGCTGGGCCGAGGGCTTGAAGATGGAAAGTGGGAACTTAATCTAGTCAACTTTCGCGACTTTACGACCGATTTTCATCACCATGTGGATGATACACCGTATGGTGGTGGAGCTGGAATGGTCTTGCAGATAATGCCAATTAAAAAAGCACTTGATTCACTAGAAGATCAGGGTAAGGTAATCATCACGGCACCGCAGGGTAGGACCTTTAACCAAGAGCGCGCCCAAAGCTGGTCTCAGGAAGAAAATCTAACTTTTATTTGTGGTCACTATGAAGGCTTTGACCAGCGTATTTACGATTTGGCTGATGAAGTCGTATCAATTGGCGACTATGTGTTAACTGGTGGTGAGTTGCCAACCATGAGTATGGTTGATGCCACGGTCCGCCTTGTACCCGGGATTTTGGGTAATGCAGCTTCTCCGGTGGATGAGAGCTTTGCTCGTGGCTTATTGGAATACCCCCAGTACACCAGACCAGAAGATTTTGCTGGCATGAAAGTGCCGCAAGTCTTACTTTCGGGTAATCACCAAAAAATCGCCCAGTGGCGGCACAAGGAAGCCTTGCGGGTAACTTACTTGCAGCGGCCCGACTTACTTGCAAGTTATGAGCTGACTAAAGAAGAGGAACTAATGCTGGCTGAAATCAAAGAAGAAGAGCAAGCTTGA
- the rpsP gene encoding 30S ribosomal protein S16 has translation MSVKIRMRRMGAKRKPFYRIVVADSRMPRDGRFVEEVGYYNPISEPKELKLEEDKILEWLKKGAQPSDTVRSLLSGAGLMKKLHESKFTK, from the coding sequence ATGTCAGTAAAAATTCGGATGCGCCGGATGGGTGCCAAGAGAAAACCATTCTACAGAATCGTTGTTGCGGACTCAAGAATGCCTCGTGATGGTCGTTTTGTTGAAGAAGTTGGTTACTACAACCCAATTTCAGAGCCAAAAGAATTGAAGCTTGAAGAAGACAAGATTTTGGAATGGTTGAAGAAGGGTGCACAACCTTCAGATACTGTGCGGTCACTTCTTTCGGGTGCCGGCTTAATGAAGAAGCTGCATGAATCAAAATTCACCAAGTAG